In Mercenaria mercenaria strain notata chromosome 13, MADL_Memer_1, whole genome shotgun sequence, a single window of DNA contains:
- the LOC123530296 gene encoding protocadherin-11 X-linked-like: MFSGSRTLQMLIKSLCITCLLSLEIKTSRNGIRLKRQTSNTSPSFSKAEYRASIPENQAAGLSVILLTATDPNQGENGKNHTVPKFDKPVYDASVSEAAFDGHLVTTVHASDADSGTNAQINYRFSDIGSGYSDFEIDDASGDIRVANGSKIDREKRNDYTLIVLAVEKGVIPLTGSVEVRIRIEDINDNAPKFAKDELIAVVPENLNIGSTLAVIEAVDPDEGVNANVEYTLEGGLDADKFLLANRPGGPAIIVNRVDLDFESDKKEYYIQLKASSGTLFSRALVIIKVQDVNDNSPVFSVKQVYAQISNDAPLGQYVTHLTATDKDLGLNAIITYNIVKGNSEQIFGIGIKTGIITLERTINYTNNNNFILTVTASDGINFDTSKVYINVTYSNKYALSFLNESYQFNVYENVAVGTSIGKVQAVVTGAAQNGGITYQLLKTQEFTINPGSGEIRTLVQLDREIQLAYWFEVRVSENADRTNQATTTVSVSLIDQNDNPPYFSKSVYEASITKPVTAGRIVTTVRAADADSGNNSKIRYSLNIANSILNDFKIDSMSGVIYIAQSNTIDKESTKTYTMTVLAVDGGVVPCTAQSLVRVKVESEVVPVG, translated from the coding sequence ATGTTTTCAGGTTCGCGGACGCTACAAATGCTCATAAAATCACTGTGCATAACATGCTTACTCAGTTTGGAAATTAAAACTAGCCGAAATGGAATTCGTTTGAAACGTCAAACATCAAACACTTCTCCATCGTTTTCTAAAGCCGAGTACAGGGCCTCAATTCCGGAAAATCAAGCTGCGGGGCTTTCTGTTATATTGCTTACTGCAACAGATCCGAACCAGGGAGAAAATGGCAAGAATCATACTGTGCCGAAATTTGATAAACCAGTCTATGATGCAAGTGTTAGTGAGGCAGCATTTGACGGACATCTTGTTACAACCGTACATGCATCGGATGCAGACTCTGGGACCAATGCACAGATAAACTACAGGTTTTCTGACATTGGATCTGGTTACAGTGACTTTGAAATTGATGATGCTAGTGGTGATATCCGTGTTGCTAACGGTAGCAAGATTGACAGAGAGAAACGTAATGATTACACACTAATAGTGTTAGCTGTAGAAAAAGGAGTAATTCCATTAACCGGATCGGTTGAAGTTAGAATTAGGATTGAAGATATCAATGACAATGCTCCAAAGTTTGCAAAAGATGAACTTATTGCCGTGGTACCAGAAAATCTAAACATTGGTTCAACTCTTGCTGTTATAGAAGCAGTAGATCCAGATGAAGGAGTTAATGCTAATGTGGAATATACGTTAGAAGGTGGATTAGATGCAGATAAATTTCTCTTAGCAAATCGGCCAGGCGGTCCTGCAATTATTGTAAATCGTGTTGACCTGGATTTTGAATCTGATAAAAAGGAATATTATATCCAACTGAAAGCATCGTCTGGGACATTATTTTCTAGAGCATTGGTCATCATCAAAGTGCAAGATGTTAATGACAACAGCCCGGTGTTTTCTGTTAAACAAGTGTATGCTCAGATATCCAACGATGCACCATTAGGTCAATATGTGACACATTTGACCGCCACCGACAAAGACTTGGGACTCAATGCTATCATAACATACAATATCGTCAAAGGTAACAGTGAGCAAATTTTTGGAATTGGAATTAAAACAGGTATCATAACGTTGGAAAGAACAATCAATTATACAAACAATAACAATTTCATTCTGACCGTTACTGCTTCTGATGGAATTAACTTTGACACCTCAAAGGTTTATATAAATGTaacatattcaaacaaatacgcaCTGTCGTTTCTAAATGAATCTTATCAATttaatgtatatgaaaatgtGGCTGTTGGTACTTCAATTGGTAAAGTTCAAGCGGTAGTAACAGGCGCTGCTCAGAATGGCGGAATAACTTATCAACTCTTGAAAACGCAAGAATTCACTATCAACCCTGGTAGTGGTGAAATAAGAACCCTTGTACAGCTTGATCGTGAAATACAATTGGCATACTGGTTTGAGGTTCGTGTAAGTGAAAACGCTGATCGAACAAATCAAGCCACCACTACGGTTTCTGTATCCTTGATAGATCAAAACGATAATCCTCCttatttttcaaaatcagtttaCGAAGCGTCCATTACAAAACCTGTGACAGCTGGGAGAATAGTAACGACCGTCCGTGCCGCTGATGCTGACTCTGGCAATAATTCTAAGATCAGGTATAGTTTAAATATTGCTAACAGCATTCTCAATGACTTTAAAATTGACAGTATGAGTGGAGTCATATATATTGCACAATCCAATACCATAGACAAGGAATCTACGAAAACTTACACAATGACAGTGTTAGCAGTGGATGGTGGAGTTGTTCCATGCACAGCTCAGTCGTTAGTAAGAGTAAAAGTTGAATCTGAGGTTGTTCCAGTAGGATAG